The genomic DNA GCCTGGAACCTCCCCTATCCATCCCCTTGTGGAAAAAACTATAATATTAAGATTTCTATAGTAGTGTATAATACTTCTATGATGTTCCGTAATACCTCTATAATATCCTTCTCCTCTATAGTGTTCCTAGTACAGTCTTAAAGTACCTTTAtaggatgtcctaaaatactGTAACCTTTCTATAATATCGATACTAAGAACTAGATTgtatagtattcctataagaaTGCTATACTATTTTGTCCCAAACTTCTATAAGATGCCTATAGCTCTTTTTCGTAAGGGTCTTTAGTCTCACTTGTTATGCAGCTCTCTGTcactgtgataaaaaaaaaccaaaacaactctccctctcttccgcTCTTTTCCTTCCTCAGGAGTGATGCAGCAGTTTGCCGTCTCTGAGGCTACGCTGCTGGGCTGGAATTCGATGGAGGGAGATGGCCTGTGTGCGGACTCCAATCAGGGCAGTGTGGCCCACCTGAGTGAGGGCAACCAGGACAGCATCACCAGTCGTGGTAAAGACACATCAGTTGCCTCTCTACCAATGACCCGGAGTACAAATTGTTACATTCACAACGTTACATTCACTTAGAAGCTATTCTAACACATCAAAAGTGACTGATGTACTGACTTACTGATGTACTGACTTACTTATTTTCTCCGCTGTACATTTCatcaatttgtatttttcctggATGTGTTACATGGTCATTTTAGCTTCAGTAACACAAGCAATCTCTTGTATTATTACACCCCTGCCCTGTTAATCAATTCAGGGTTGCCATGCTGTGGAATTGCTAAGGGGTGCATCTATTATTTGTTATACAGTAGTGAATGCCATTCCAACATGATAACAGAGATACTACGCCTCATGCTATTTGAGCTTTACCTCATTGGCAGAGCAGAGAGACCATCTCTGTGGATTACTACTCTCAATTTGTTTGTCTCAATCTGGTGGAGCAGGTTTGGTCTGGCATGAAGAGCCAACCATTGAAATGACGGTCTAGGGCCCAGGAGTGTCTTCTGCCATCTTGTGCTGAGTGGTTTTGGCCcgagtctgtgtgtgggttGAGCTGTCACCAATAACTGTCACCTGCCCGTACCTAGTGCCTCCCGAGCTGCCGAGGAGCATATTGAAGATGAGCGTTGCCTgctcagccctgtgtgtgtgtgtgtgtgtgtgtgtgtgtgtgtgtgtgtgtgaagaagacaTCAGGGGACATGAGGAGATTAGGGTCACAAAAACAAATGGTTGCTGGcttggcaccacacacacacacacacacacacacacacacacactggagtggATGTGAGCCAGTCTGTTCCTTCTTTGAAGTGCCACGACACCCAGAAGACTGAGAGACCCCGGAGGGGGTGataaatgtgtgtatctgtatatgtgtgtgtgtgtgtgtgtgtgtgtgtgtgtgtgttgggggcactTGGAGACATTGTATATTTCCAGAGAGGCCTCCAGCCATGACTGACACTTTTTGTTGTCTATTTGCATTAATCAAcacgtaaacaaacacacacacacacacacacacacacacacacacacacacacacacacacacacacacacagaaccaatGGTTATTTGATATAATGGAAAATGCAAATAGTAGGAATGGCTGTGGATGTGGGCTCTCTCCATTGCAATGAGAGCCAGATGGGCTTGTGAAAGCAAACAGCTGCGCTTGACTTCACAGCAGCTGTATGTGAAACTCCTCTGAACAGCCACCTACCTGCTTCACTGATTGGTGCTCATCGCCCATGTTTGGGTGCTCCAACTCCTCCGCTCGGTCTACTTCAGTAGAGGTCGTGTCGCACTCAATGattcgcacacacaaacacacacacacacacacacgtgtgtgtgtgtgtgtgtgtgtgtgtgtgtgtgtgttggggggcacTTGGAGACATTGTATATTTCCAGAGAGGCCTCCAGCCATGACTGACACTTTTTGTTGTCTATTTGCATTAATCAAcacgtaaacaaacacacacacacagacatacacacacacacacacacacacacacacacacacacacacacacacacacacacactggagtggATGTGAGCCAGTCTGTTCCTTCTTTGAAGTGCCACGACACCCAGAAGACTGAGAGACCCCGGAGGGGGTGataaatgtgtgtatctgtatatgtgtgtgtgtgtgtgtgtgtgtgtgtgtgtgtgtgtgtgtgtgtgtgtgtgtgtgtgtgtgtgtgtgtgtgtgtgtgtgtgtgtgtgtgtgtgtgtgtgtgtgtgtgtgtgtgtgtgtgtgtgtgtgtgtgtgtgtgtgtgtgtgtgtgtgtgtgtgtgtgtgtgtgtgtgtgtgttggggggcacTTGGAgacattgtacacacacacacacacacacacacacagtgttgtgttgtagcaGCATTTCATTAATGAAAACTCCACACCAGTTGTGAGCAACCTCATGAGTTTGTGTTAATTACAATGACCTCAATGATCCTATAAATCTAAGTTGAGCACAGTACAcaatattaaaaaatgtgtatAGGGAAGATTATATTAATGTAATAAACATTAATGTCCAGCTAGAGCCCAGATGTTTTTCAGTGTTGTCTTCATCCATCATCTCCTTTGCATTCAGAACTGCTCTCAGGGTTTCGTTGATGGCAGTTGCCGCTGGTAGCTTGCATGTAAAGCCTGTATGCTCATTACAGCGGATCTTTTAAGATGTTTAAGATGCTGGTATCTAACTTTGTGCCTCCTCTAAAGCACATTTCACAGTTCGAGTATGTGATTGCTGACAATTTTCGTTGTACATGTATTATCATGGAATGATCACTTTTTCCAGACACCTACTAAGCGTAcagaaatgtacacatataGACTGTCTAGACTACAAAATAACAGCCTACTCGTAGCCTTGAACAACTTGTTGCACATGAACTATAAACAGGTTACAAtctgaagtaggtctacttccTCTGCCCACCATTAGCCCCATTAAATTGATGTGGCCTCTTTTCTCTATCAACCAGGGCTTTGGCAGTCTGCAGGCCCTGGGTCTTCAGCCCCACCCAGCTCAATACTTCATTGTTACAGGCAGGctacaacaattagcttccactgtattCAATGGAATTGGTCTACGCCAGAACAGATAGTGGCGCATACTTTCAAAAATAATTAGACCagttttctaaaactatttttatgctctgcgaacggaatgcttcagttacgtgcagGGGTGCTGCTAgaaaatttgggccctatgacagattATATACTATGatagatatattatatatactattCTCAGGAGGGCTCTCTGGGGgggccctgtcagtgctgggcccttagaatccCCTAAACCCCCCCCCAGCGGCGCCCCTGGTTACGTGCCTAGTGTAGCCTGCTATTTCATCTGGCTCTGCTCACAACCTCCTacttctccatcctctcctgttctcctcgTCCCCTTAGACCAGCCCCTGCACCACTCCACCGCGGACGTGTGGCCTCACACCTACGTCTCGCAGGGCCTCTACTGCCTCTCCTCGTCTGACGCCTGGGAGCCAATCAGCAGCGAGCCCTCGGGTGTGGCCTCCCCCGCCGCTGGCTCCTACGTCCTGGCGGGCAGCACCTCTGGCGAGGGCTACGAGGGTAACCAAGGCAACCACACCCAGTTCCTGTCCCAGAATCAGCATCTCTCGCTGCAACAGCAGAACCACCTGCAGCAGCTGCACCAGATCCACCagtaccagcagcagcagcttctGCACTACCAGCAGCAACAGGTAAACTACAAGTCCCAGCAGCCTCTGCACTACCAGCAGCAACAGGTACAATTTCCAGCAGCCTCTGCACTACCAGCAGCAACGGGTAAACTACAATTCCCAGCAGCCTCTGCACTACCAGCATCCTCACAGCATTATGGGTTTTTTCATTAGCTACCGGTACTTGGGAAATAGGAAAGTTCCAGCCTCCGAGCGGGAGAATACACCTGAGTGGCTGTCAAACTAAGAGAGTCCCACTAAGATGAATACATGTAATTCTAATCAGTCAATTACAGTCATTAGTCATTAATCAAAATGTTTGTAAAGATTCCAAACATATTGTTCTTTGTAAAAAAGCTTATGTGTAGATCATTACATTGTTATATACATGGATGTGAAGGAGCAATGGTAGTGTCACTGCTTGACAATCTGTTGCCCGGGTTTGATTCTCGAGTCTGTGTCGCTTTGACTAAAAGTGCCTGCTATATTCATTCAACTTCAACATTCATTCTGTTGCTTTGAATATTTTCACCGTCTAGCAGGTTCCATTCATTTTGAAGTATCTGTGCCAGCAGAAGCTTTTTGTGTTATCTGCTGCAACAGGCGTTAGTGGAACTATAATTTACACCTATGCCAGAGACCTAGCATTGGGGGAGCACGGGGAAGTGGGAACGCTGGCAGTATTCACTCCTTGAAAAATGCTTATTTCAAGCCGTTCTTTAATCACAAACCATTAGATAGCCCATAGAGCTGCCATCGATACTATGTGTTTACTTTAGCATTTCACAAATTCACAAGCTACTGAATATGGGAAGCAGACAAAAATATGGACACTGAATAGATTTTCAAAATGCACTGATGCCAGATGGATGTGTGAGATCTTTGGAGGGTAAATGGTGGGACATGGTACAAAATGGCAGTACAAAATGTGCTTCCAGTACTTTTCTTACATCTAATTTGGAATTGAAATACTCGGCTGTCTCTGAGCCCTGACTGCTATTAGCCACAGATGGAGTGATGCCAGATGGATGTGTGAGATCTTTGGAGGGTAAATGGTGGGACATGGTACAAAATGCACAACAGAGGTAATTTCACCCTCAGGAGTTACTAATCACGACTGAGATTAATTTCTTCAACACTTTAACAGTCTACTCTCTCCCCTTGCTCTGTTGCCTCTCACCTCACAGGCCCTGGATCATCGTTTCCACAGCAACCCTCACTCCCTGCAAGCCACGCCTAACAGCACCATCCACAGTCTGGGCCTGCCCACTCACCCACGATTGGCTGACCTGTGGGCGTCGGCTCAGGTGGAGATCGCTGGACAGATGGCTCCCATGAACATGATGGACGGGGGCGTGGCCGAGACAATGGGGGAGGAGTTTGATGCGGAAAGCGAAAGCATGACCGagcaacaggaggaggagaccaAGGTCAGTTCCCAAATTGATTATCATATTCCCACTATGATATTCCCACTATCCTAATGCATGATATTCCCACTATCCTAATGCATGATATTCCTACTATCCTACTACATGATATTCCCACTATCCTAATGCATGACACTCATACTATCCTACTGCATGATATTCCCTAGCCTGGAGGCCAGCTGGAATTTATCCCGCCCACAAAATTTGATGACAGGACATTTGGTCAGGAGCTTCTTCATCAAGAAGTCGCTATACTTGAATAAGATGTGTTCGTCCCAATCAAATCGTTTTGGTGGGCTTTAcatgatgatggacagatgcacaacagtgtataagtatatatactcttttgatcctgtgagggaaatttggtctctgcatttatcccaatccgtgaattagtgaaacacacacagcacacagtgtacacacagtgaggtgaagcacacactaatcccggcgcagtaagctgcctgcatcaacagcggcgctcggggagcagtgaggggttaggtgccttgctcaagggcatacctactggttggggttcgaaccggcaaccctccggttacaagtctgaagcgctaaccagtaggccacggctgcccatctTTAGATGATTAGATTGATCATGAAATTCTTACTATCCTACTGCATATTTACAGTTTGTTTCCATACAACCCGCTTCACtgtttttttcatcattaaataATCTGCATGCTTAAGGACCTAAAATCCTGACAaaagtaggctatgtgtagTGAATTTTAATCAGTGCTGCACTTTTCAATCTTATAACTAGTCTTAGGAAAGTGTGTTGGGCCTTTTAAAAGAGCAGTACAGTATAACTGCAATGTATAATGTACAAtgcaattgttgttgttgttgttgatgatttGGTGTATTAGTAGTAGTACTACAGTAGTACTAGTTTGGATATACCTTGATTTATCTCATTTTACTAACTCAGTTTGATCTTCTGATAAATATGTTAGAGTAATCTGGTGCTTTTTGTCTTCCTGGCCATGGTCACAAACAAGGTCATGTAAGGCAACTCTGTGATGTAGCTAAAAGCTGTTTTGACAACTCTGAAAGCCTCCGCTATTCCATGGGAAGCCGAGATACTTCACTTAATTAATCTACACATGGTATATATCTTGGATATATTGGATTGGATAGAAACCAAGCTTATGAGAACATTAAGCTGTTAATTGCTGTGCAGACATGCAATTACAGTTCTCCATGACAACTCATTTAACACAACATTGATCCATAACTCTGATTATGGTTATAGCATTTGTCATTTAAACAATTAAAGAGATGACATTTAAAGACCATTGCTGACTTTGGCTCAAAGCAGATTTAGAAGACTTTTGTGGGAAGCTTCAAACGGTCACTTCTAAGGACTCATTCCCTCTGACTCGACCTTTACGGGTACAGAAACTTCAAAAGGTCACAttccacacattttttttttacacaactaGCAAtgccatctgttttttttttcttacgaTGTTTTGATGTTCATTCCTCTCCCCTGCTGTTCCAATCCAACTCTGCTCCCACTCCCTAGGAGGACGAGATCACGTTAACCTTGGAACCCGAGTCTGGCTCGCCGCTACCGACCACAACACAGCCGTCGCCGCGGGAGAC from Alosa alosa isolate M-15738 ecotype Scorff River chromosome 20, AALO_Geno_1.1, whole genome shotgun sequence includes the following:
- the fam131ba gene encoding uncharacterized protein fam131ba isoform X2, producing the protein MGCIGSRTITVDAVPVRKDGEQQGRAEFSWEGINLSMEDTTSILPRLKRQSNQYGIGALAKSSLTGVTRSMKDKVTKPTAMAQGRVAHMIEWQSWGTPSAGPEGGVGRTNLNRERERRLEHDLYSDLSDGEKEARFAAGVMQQFAVSEATLLGWNSMEGDGLCADSNQGSVAHLSEGNQDSITSRDQPLHHSTADVWPHTYVSQGLYCLSSSDAWEPISSEPSGVASPAAGSYVLAGSTSGEGYEGNQGNHTQFLSQNQHLSLQQQNHLQQLHQIHQYQQQQLLHYQQQQALDHRFHSNPHSLQATPNSTIHSLGLPTHPRLADLWASAQVEIAGQMAPMNMMDGGVAETMGEEFDAESESMTEQQEEETKEDEITLTLEPESGSPLPTTTQPSPRETLSPSWADGPSPPVPFFSTAEPGAEYAPFEVTSCIVQSLEEMDEELAAAKEEGSVVVVATN
- the fam131ba gene encoding uncharacterized protein fam131ba isoform X5, translated to MEDTTSILPRLKRQSNQYGIGALAKSSLTGVSGVTRSMKDKVTKPTAMAQGRVAHMIEWQSWGTPSAGPEGGVGRTNLNRERERRLEHDLYSDLSDGEKEARFAAGVMQQFAVSEATLLGWNSMEGDGLCADSNQGSVAHLSEGNQDSITSRDQPLHHSTADVWPHTYVSQGLYCLSSSDAWEPISSEPSGVASPAAGSYVLAGSTSGEGYEGNQGNHTQFLSQNQHLSLQQQNHLQQLHQIHQYQQQQLLHYQQQQALDHRFHSNPHSLQATPNSTIHSLGLPTHPRLADLWASAQVEIAGQMAPMNMMDGGVAETMGEEFDAESESMTEQQEEETKEDEITLTLEPESGSPLPTTTQPSPRETLSPSWADGPSPPVPFFSTAEPGAEYAPFEVTSCIVQSLEEMDEELAAAKEEGSVVVVATN
- the fam131ba gene encoding uncharacterized protein fam131ba isoform X4, which gives rise to MGCIGSRTITVDAVPVRKDGEQLSMEDTTSILPRLKRQSNQYGIGALAKSSLTGVTRSMKDKVTKPTAMAQGRVAHMIEWQSWGTPSAGPEGGVGRTNLNRERERRLEHDLYSDLSDGEKEARFAAGVMQQFAVSEATLLGWNSMEGDGLCADSNQGSVAHLSEGNQDSITSRDQPLHHSTADVWPHTYVSQGLYCLSSSDAWEPISSEPSGVASPAAGSYVLAGSTSGEGYEGNQGNHTQFLSQNQHLSLQQQNHLQQLHQIHQYQQQQLLHYQQQQALDHRFHSNPHSLQATPNSTIHSLGLPTHPRLADLWASAQVEIAGQMAPMNMMDGGVAETMGEEFDAESESMTEQQEEETKEDEITLTLEPESGSPLPTTTQPSPRETLSPSWADGPSPPVPFFSTAEPGAEYAPFEVTSCIVQSLEEMDEELAAAKEEGSVVVVATN
- the fam131ba gene encoding uncharacterized protein fam131ba isoform X3, giving the protein MGCIGSRTITVDAVPVRKDGEQLSMEDTTSILPRLKRQSNQYGIGALAKSSLTGVSGVTRSMKDKVTKPTAMAQGRVAHMIEWQSWGTPSAGPEGGVGRTNLNRERERRLEHDLYSDLSDGEKEARFAAGVMQQFAVSEATLLGWNSMEGDGLCADSNQGSVAHLSEGNQDSITSRDQPLHHSTADVWPHTYVSQGLYCLSSSDAWEPISSEPSGVASPAAGSYVLAGSTSGEGYEGNQGNHTQFLSQNQHLSLQQQNHLQQLHQIHQYQQQQLLHYQQQQALDHRFHSNPHSLQATPNSTIHSLGLPTHPRLADLWASAQVEIAGQMAPMNMMDGGVAETMGEEFDAESESMTEQQEEETKEDEITLTLEPESGSPLPTTTQPSPRETLSPSWADGPSPPVPFFSTAEPGAEYAPFEVTSCIVQSLEEMDEELAAAKEEGSVVVVATN
- the fam131ba gene encoding uncharacterized protein fam131ba isoform X1; this translates as MGCIGSRTITVDAVPVRKDGEQQGRAEFSWEGINLSMEDTTSILPRLKRQSNQYGIGALAKSSLTGVSGVTRSMKDKVTKPTAMAQGRVAHMIEWQSWGTPSAGPEGGVGRTNLNRERERRLEHDLYSDLSDGEKEARFAAGVMQQFAVSEATLLGWNSMEGDGLCADSNQGSVAHLSEGNQDSITSRDQPLHHSTADVWPHTYVSQGLYCLSSSDAWEPISSEPSGVASPAAGSYVLAGSTSGEGYEGNQGNHTQFLSQNQHLSLQQQNHLQQLHQIHQYQQQQLLHYQQQQALDHRFHSNPHSLQATPNSTIHSLGLPTHPRLADLWASAQVEIAGQMAPMNMMDGGVAETMGEEFDAESESMTEQQEEETKEDEITLTLEPESGSPLPTTTQPSPRETLSPSWADGPSPPVPFFSTAEPGAEYAPFEVTSCIVQSLEEMDEELAAAKEEGSVVVVATN